A genomic region of Peptoniphilus sp. ING2-D1G contains the following coding sequences:
- a CDS encoding putative helix-turn-helix protein (Family membership): MISDIFEINMLLDFYKPLLSEKQQRVMSMYYAYDFSLNEIAKELDITKQAVSDNIKRAEQNLRFFEKNLKLVSKHTENLEKNKELKKLIEKLKLNSKDIDLKTLKEITTIIFKSEEV, encoded by the coding sequence ATGATTAGCGATATCTTTGAAATAAATATGCTCTTGGATTTTTATAAACCTTTGCTTTCAGAAAAGCAACAAAGGGTGATGAGTATGTACTACGCATATGATTTTTCCTTAAATGAGATTGCAAAGGAACTTGATATAACCAAACAAGCTGTATCTGATAATATAAAAAGAGCGGAACAAAACCTAAGGTTTTTTGAAAAAAACTTAAAGCTTGTAAGCAAGCATACTGAAAACCTGGAAAAGAATAAGGAATTAAAAAAGTTAATAGAAAAGTTGAAATTAAATTCTAAGGATATAGATTTAAAAACTTTAAAAGAAATTACAACCATAATTTTTAAATCCGAGGAGGTGTAA
- a CDS encoding alanine racemase (Catalyzes the interconversion of L-alanine and D-alanine. May also act on other amino acids; High confidence in function and specificity) — MTLTRAAWIEINLDKLVNNIKSIKSLVNENTLIISVVKSNAYGFGVETIVETIHDIGINHFAVATLNEAIKLRNKFNSIDILVLGYTPNYLFKDAVKNDIALTIFDKKSAEELNTTASLINKKITVHLAIETGMNRIGFNADEESLKIIQDISKRKNLYIEGIFSHFAAAGENDEYTQMQYKRFIDFCNKLADMGINIPIKHICNSHAIISYKEYNLDAIRPGIIQYGDTDGLESRFEGFNIEYIAEVKAEVSHIKKIKKGERVSYGLKYEAPKDTTIATIPIGYSDGIVRQLSGKIDVLIKGRRCPQVGVICMDQMMVNVEGVDCEVGDEVVIVGSQGEERIDVSELAQKAGEVVTSFGCHFSDRLPKVYIKNNQKFKLIDYTQGYTEYLY, encoded by the coding sequence TTGACTTTAACAAGAGCAGCATGGATTGAGATAAACTTGGATAAACTCGTAAATAATATTAAAAGCATTAAATCTCTTGTAAATGAAAATACATTGATAATTTCCGTAGTTAAGTCAAATGCATATGGTTTTGGAGTAGAAACCATCGTTGAAACTATTCACGACATAGGAATTAATCATTTTGCGGTTGCAACTTTAAATGAAGCGATAAAGTTAAGAAATAAATTCAATTCCATAGATATTTTGGTTTTAGGCTATACACCTAATTATTTATTTAAAGATGCCGTTAAAAATGATATTGCTCTTACGATATTTGACAAAAAAAGTGCTGAAGAATTAAATACAACAGCTTCATTAATAAATAAAAAAATCACTGTTCATTTAGCCATAGAAACGGGAATGAATAGAATAGGATTTAATGCAGATGAAGAATCATTAAAAATTATACAAGATATCAGTAAAAGAAAAAATTTATATATCGAAGGGATATTCAGTCATTTTGCAGCAGCAGGTGAAAATGATGAGTATACACAGATGCAATACAAGAGATTTATAGATTTTTGCAATAAATTAGCTGATATGGGCATAAATATCCCCATAAAGCATATATGTAACTCACATGCCATAATAAGCTATAAAGAATACAATTTAGATGCTATAAGACCTGGTATAATTCAATACGGGGATACAGATGGATTGGAAAGCAGGTTTGAGGGATTTAATATCGAGTATATTGCAGAAGTTAAAGCGGAAGTTTCTCATATAAAGAAAATAAAAAAAGGCGAAAGGGTAAGCTACGGATTGAAATATGAAGCACCGAAAGATACTACCATAGCCACCATACCAATAGGATATTCAGACGGAATAGTTCGTCAATTAAGCGGTAAAATAGATGTTTTGATAAAGGGCAGAAGATGTCCGCAAGTGGGCGTAATATGCATGGATCAGATGATGGTCAATGTAGAGGGAGTAGACTGTGAAGTAGGAGATGAAGTGGTAATTGTCGGTTCTCAAGGAGAAGAGAGGATAGATGTTTCTGAACTTGCACAAAAGGCGGGAGAAGTTGTAACGTCCTTCGGATGTCATTTTTCCGACAGGTTGCCTAAAGTCTATATAAAAAACAATCAAAAATTTAAACTTATAGATTACACGCAAGGCTATACAGAGTATTTATATTAA
- a CDS encoding signal recognition particle-docking protein FtsY (signal recognition particle-docking protein FtsY; Provisional; High confidence in function and specificity), with translation MFKWFKNKFSKDEGAEKPLDNIEIDEQQTKEEDEVFKENSELQERTLDNIKENTVEVKNKTDIEKVVEEMAPMQEENYTSEEDTLKDCTTESEKEVEELKEEPMSFFERLKKGLEKTRNQMGVKINTLIGAYVKIEDELLEDLEDVLISADVGMNTTMTLIDNLRETIINKKINDPNLVKPMLREEVKKLMSIESSSEISQEYPLIILVVGVNGVGKTTTIGKLASRYKKEGKKVLIAAADTFRAAAIDQLKTWGDRAGVDVISHSEGADPAAVIFDGISAARSRKVDILICDTAGRLHNKANLMKELEKINKVINRDYPKATRETLLVLDATTGQNAINQAKTFKEVCELTGIALTKLDGTAKGGVVIALQSELKIPIKLVGVGEKIEDLQDFNMDDFIKAIFE, from the coding sequence ATGTTTAAGTGGTTTAAAAATAAGTTTTCAAAGGATGAAGGAGCTGAAAAGCCTTTAGATAATATAGAAATCGATGAGCAACAAACAAAGGAAGAAGATGAAGTTTTTAAAGAAAATTCAGAACTACAGGAGCGCACTTTAGACAATATCAAAGAAAATACAGTTGAAGTAAAAAACAAAACTGACATAGAAAAAGTAGTCGAAGAAATGGCCCCTATGCAAGAAGAGAATTATACCTCTGAAGAGGATACATTGAAAGATTGTACAACAGAATCAGAAAAAGAGGTTGAGGAATTAAAAGAAGAACCTATGTCGTTTTTTGAAAGATTAAAAAAAGGTCTTGAAAAGACGCGAAATCAAATGGGCGTAAAAATTAATACCCTTATAGGCGCATATGTAAAAATAGAAGATGAACTCTTAGAAGATTTAGAAGATGTGCTCATTTCAGCTGATGTCGGTATGAATACGACTATGACTCTTATTGATAACTTAAGAGAAACTATAATAAATAAAAAAATAAATGACCCAAATCTTGTAAAACCCATGCTAAGGGAGGAAGTCAAGAAGCTAATGAGCATAGAGTCGTCTTCGGAAATATCCCAGGAATATCCACTGATAATTTTAGTTGTGGGTGTCAACGGAGTGGGTAAGACTACAACAATAGGTAAATTGGCTTCCAGATATAAAAAAGAAGGAAAGAAAGTTTTAATAGCTGCAGCGGATACCTTTAGAGCGGCAGCCATAGATCAACTTAAAACTTGGGGAGACAGGGCGGGAGTTGATGTTATTTCACATTCTGAAGGAGCTGATCCCGCCGCGGTTATTTTTGATGGAATTTCAGCTGCAAGATCCAGAAAAGTGGATATTCTCATTTGTGATACAGCAGGAAGACTTCACAACAAAGCAAATTTAATGAAGGAACTTGAAAAGATAAACAAAGTAATAAATAGAGATTATCCCAAAGCCACAAGAGAAACTTTGCTCGTACTTGATGCAACCACAGGACAAAATGCCATAAATCAAGCTAAAACTTTTAAAGAGGTCTGTGAACTGACAGGGATTGCACTTACAAAATTAGATGGCACTGCTAAAGGTGGAGTAGTAATTGCTCTTCAAAGTGAGCTTAAGATACCGATAAAATTGGTAGGTGTCGGAGAAAAAATAGAAGATTTGCAAGATTTTAATATGGATGACTTTATAAAAGCAATTTTTGAATAA
- a CDS encoding putative SMC family, C-domain protein (Required for chromosome condensation and partitioning; High confidence in function and specificity), with protein MYLKTIYIQGFKSFANRTKIEFNKRITGIVGPNGSGKSNISDAIMWVLGESSAKNLRGSKMEDVIFSGTDDKKALSLAEVTIVLDNSDETLPIKYTEVSVTRRMYRSGETEYLINNVKCRLKDVKELFLDTGIGKDGYSLIGQGKTESILSSKPEQRRAVFEEAAGISKYKLRKTESENKLKKTEDNIIRLNDIITEIDSREKALKIESERAKKYRELYNELKKFEIEDAFLKIEYEESKNLKTTKETELLENEINELKHGIETHKALRDSCRAEFDNLQKSMGDKHEILINLNNIIEKSTSRKAIIKNKQENISNNIKSKVDNINELKSKSENLEEAKKTFGEDLQKIQDELLKLNENLEKQKSIFNVKNKSLTDIEEDLKKHNENLLALNKEKSELDSKIILVQSLIKDRQERIDSIDRNLKILEDNKKEISDSINYENALLGKTSEEKNSIIKKLDNLKEEKNDCSNKIEVHNNKLSELHQNINKYEARFSVLKNITENYEGYNKSVKTFMNLSKSKNLFGDELLGPVAENIKVDKEYERAISVALGFGLQNIIIKSNKDAKKMIDFLIENKIGRVTFLPIDSIKDNNPKIDLNSYGVRGVLGFADKFVKSNENIVDVIKYLLGKIIIAEDFDSAELISKKTDRYYRVVSLKGDSFNVGGSLTGGFVSKDSSDIISRNSELEKLKNSIRELKIEYNDILKNKSKLTKNLDDKSFLMEELEGKLESLNKKLFSVENNIVKLTQSNKSNEEYILRYNSEKEHLMENIKSENINLDSFILNLENINTKLNKRNTEIEKDEKVSYLKVQLEELRNCISNLKVELVKLNLKKEFVGKELKNSIENITQNREKLTLLKKDIEIGENQLEELREECKKEEKAIVDKSEEKKEVEEDYNNLNKRTKELDIKITEILKKLDELRELLSDKEKRYVKLEALIENKEVKIAGIKEKIFDKYSFIIKDENREKLNISKGELNTNIKALTDKLNNLGDVNLHSIADYEETLAKLNFNLEQKNDLMVSRQEILDVLGELEIEMKEMFKKTFIKVSKYFDEIFKILFNGGKAQIELDSSNILEGGVDIKAQPPGKKFQSLSLLSGGERALTAVALIFALLKVRPAPFCILDEIDAALDDANILRYADYVKKIPDIQFIIITHRKLTMEIVNVLYGVTMEEKGISKLISVELKK; from the coding sequence ATGTACTTAAAAACCATATACATACAAGGATTTAAATCTTTTGCAAATAGAACTAAAATTGAATTTAACAAAAGGATAACAGGAATTGTAGGACCAAATGGAAGCGGAAAGAGCAATATTTCTGATGCTATAATGTGGGTTCTCGGAGAAAGTAGCGCTAAAAACCTAAGAGGCTCAAAAATGGAGGATGTTATTTTTTCGGGAACAGATGATAAAAAAGCTCTATCACTTGCTGAAGTTACCATTGTACTGGACAATTCCGATGAAACCTTGCCAATTAAGTACACAGAGGTGTCAGTTACAAGGAGAATGTACAGGTCTGGAGAGACCGAGTACCTGATAAATAATGTAAAATGTCGATTAAAGGATGTAAAAGAATTATTCTTAGATACGGGAATTGGGAAAGATGGATATTCACTTATAGGTCAAGGAAAAACAGAGAGCATTCTCAGCAGTAAACCTGAGCAAAGAAGAGCAGTTTTCGAAGAAGCTGCAGGTATATCGAAGTACAAGCTGAGAAAAACTGAAAGTGAAAACAAATTAAAGAAAACAGAAGATAACATCATAAGATTAAACGACATTATCACTGAGATTGATTCAAGGGAAAAAGCCCTTAAAATTGAGTCTGAAAGAGCAAAAAAATACAGAGAGCTTTATAATGAACTCAAAAAATTTGAAATAGAAGATGCTTTTTTGAAAATAGAATATGAAGAATCTAAAAATTTAAAAACGACAAAAGAGACTGAGCTTTTAGAAAATGAAATAAATGAATTAAAGCATGGAATTGAAACACATAAAGCGTTAAGAGATAGTTGCAGAGCTGAATTTGACAATCTACAAAAATCCATGGGCGATAAACATGAAATATTAATTAATTTAAATAACATTATAGAAAAATCAACTTCACGAAAAGCAATCATTAAAAATAAACAAGAAAACATTTCAAATAATATAAAATCTAAAGTCGATAACATAAATGAATTAAAATCTAAAAGTGAAAATCTGGAGGAGGCAAAAAAAACATTCGGTGAGGATCTTCAAAAAATACAGGATGAACTTTTGAAGCTAAATGAAAATTTAGAGAAACAAAAGTCTATTTTTAATGTAAAAAATAAATCCCTAACTGATATTGAAGAAGATTTAAAAAAACATAATGAAAATTTATTGGCTTTAAATAAAGAAAAATCTGAATTGGATTCAAAAATTATTCTCGTTCAGTCGCTTATTAAAGATAGACAGGAAAGAATAGATTCCATCGATAGAAATCTGAAAATATTGGAAGATAATAAAAAGGAAATCTCTGATAGTATAAATTACGAAAATGCTTTATTAGGTAAGACTTCGGAAGAAAAAAACAGTATTATAAAAAAACTGGACAACTTAAAAGAAGAGAAAAATGACTGTTCAAATAAAATAGAAGTTCATAATAACAAATTAAGTGAATTGCATCAAAACATAAACAAGTATGAAGCTCGATTCAGCGTTTTAAAAAACATAACTGAAAATTACGAAGGTTATAATAAAAGCGTAAAGACCTTTATGAACCTCAGTAAAAGCAAAAATCTATTTGGAGATGAACTCTTAGGTCCTGTTGCGGAAAATATAAAAGTTGATAAGGAATATGAACGTGCTATTTCAGTCGCTCTTGGGTTTGGACTTCAGAATATAATAATAAAGAGCAACAAAGATGCAAAAAAAATGATAGATTTTTTGATTGAAAACAAAATCGGAAGAGTCACATTTTTGCCGATAGACTCCATAAAAGACAATAATCCTAAAATAGACTTGAACTCCTATGGGGTAAGGGGAGTTTTAGGATTTGCAGATAAATTTGTAAAATCCAATGAAAACATAGTGGATGTCATCAAGTATTTATTGGGAAAAATCATAATTGCTGAGGACTTTGATAGTGCTGAACTTATTTCAAAAAAAACTGACAGGTACTATAGGGTAGTGAGTCTCAAAGGAGACAGCTTCAATGTTGGCGGATCATTGACGGGAGGCTTTGTATCCAAGGATTCAAGCGATATAATAAGCAGGAATTCTGAGCTTGAGAAATTAAAAAATTCCATAAGAGAGTTAAAAATAGAATACAATGATATCTTAAAAAATAAAAGTAAATTGACGAAGAACTTAGATGATAAAAGTTTTCTAATGGAAGAATTGGAAGGAAAACTCGAAAGTTTAAATAAAAAATTGTTTTCAGTAGAAAATAATATAGTCAAATTGACACAAAGTAATAAATCAAATGAAGAATATATTTTGAGATATAATTCCGAGAAGGAACATCTAATGGAAAATATTAAGTCTGAAAACATTAATTTAGACAGCTTTATTCTGAATTTAGAGAATATAAATACAAAATTAAACAAAAGGAATACAGAAATTGAAAAGGATGAAAAAGTTTCTTATTTAAAGGTTCAATTAGAGGAACTAAGAAATTGTATTTCAAATTTAAAAGTAGAGTTGGTGAAATTAAATTTAAAAAAAGAATTTGTAGGTAAAGAATTAAAAAACTCCATAGAAAACATAACGCAAAATCGTGAAAAATTGACATTATTAAAAAAGGATATTGAAATTGGAGAAAATCAGCTCGAGGAACTAAGAGAAGAATGTAAAAAAGAAGAAAAGGCAATAGTCGATAAATCTGAAGAAAAAAAAGAAGTCGAAGAAGATTATAATAATTTAAACAAGAGAACAAAGGAACTTGACATAAAAATAACCGAAATATTAAAGAAATTAGATGAACTTAGGGAATTATTGTCCGACAAAGAGAAAAGATATGTTAAATTAGAAGCTTTGATAGAAAATAAAGAGGTTAAAATTGCAGGCATAAAGGAAAAAATCTTTGATAAGTACAGTTTCATAATCAAAGATGAAAATAGAGAAAAACTGAATATTTCCAAAGGTGAACTAAATACAAACATTAAGGCTTTAACGGATAAGTTAAACAATCTTGGAGATGTAAACCTGCATTCTATTGCCGACTATGAAGAAACTCTTGCCAAATTGAATTTCAATCTTGAACAGAAGAATGACTTGATGGTTTCCAGACAAGAAATACTTGACGTATTAGGTGAACTGGAAATTGAAATGAAGGAAATGTTCAAGAAAACTTTTATTAAAGTGTCCAAATATTTTGATGAAATTTTTAAAATTTTATTCAATGGCGGAAAGGCTCAAATTGAATTGGACAGTTCAAATATTTTAGAAGGTGGTGTAGATATTAAAGCTCAACCTCCAGGGAAAAAATTTCAATCACTATCGTTGCTATCAGGAGGAGAGAGAGCTCTTACGGCTGTAGCGTTGATATTTGCACTATTGAAAGTGCGTCCGGCGCCTTTTTGTATATTGGATGAAATAGATGCAGCACTGGATGATGCAAATATCTTGAGATATGCAGACTATGTAAAAAAAATACCGGACATTCAATTCATCATAATAACCCACAGGAAGCTTACAATGGAGATTGTAAATGTTTTATATGGCGTTACAATGGAAGAAAAAGGTATAAGTAAATTAATATCGGTAGAATTAAAAAAATAG
- a CDS encoding radical SAM domain protein (Radical SAM proteins catalyse diverse reactions, including unusual methylations, isomerisation, sulphur insertion, ring formation, anaerobic oxidation and protein radical formation; High confidence in function and specificity), with protein sequence MSKKNIIPIFVPHLGCPNDCVFCNQKKIASASTNVDETFLIERIEEYLSYFKDKSDVEIAFYGGSFTAIELSVQNSLLKIAKKYKDRGIVKSIRLSTRPDCIDEKILNNLKNFCVDTIELGVQSLDENVLKFSNRGHNSKCVYESSKLIKDSGFKLGLQQMIGLPGDNKELSYYTACEFKKIGPEFVRIYPTLVIAGTKMAKDYESGKYIPLSLEDTIHICKELLKFYILNDIDVIRIGLQPTDNIRLGADVVAGPFHPSIRQLVSEELLYDFFVEYFKNIDTKDKVMTVYCSNKNISNIAGQKKSNKNKINEELDLRDIKLKFKNLSDYEFIISLDGKEIRTDIREHIKTEIKCT encoded by the coding sequence ATGAGTAAAAAAAACATCATACCTATTTTTGTACCTCATTTGGGTTGCCCTAATGACTGTGTTTTTTGCAATCAAAAAAAGATTGCATCAGCTTCTACAAATGTAGATGAAACATTTTTAATAGAAAGAATAGAAGAATATTTAAGCTATTTTAAAGATAAAAGTGATGTGGAAATTGCGTTTTATGGAGGATCTTTTACGGCCATAGAATTGTCGGTTCAGAATTCTTTATTGAAGATAGCAAAGAAATATAAGGATAGAGGAATAGTTAAATCCATAAGGCTATCAACAAGACCTGATTGTATTGATGAAAAAATATTGAACAATCTGAAAAACTTTTGTGTAGATACGATTGAGTTGGGAGTTCAAAGCTTAGATGAAAATGTGTTAAAGTTTTCCAACAGAGGTCATAATTCAAAATGTGTTTATGAATCATCAAAACTCATAAAAGATAGTGGATTTAAGTTGGGATTGCAACAGATGATAGGTCTTCCGGGAGATAATAAGGAATTATCCTATTATACCGCTTGTGAATTTAAGAAAATCGGACCTGAATTTGTGAGAATTTACCCCACACTTGTAATTGCAGGCACAAAGATGGCTAAAGATTATGAATCCGGAAAGTATATTCCGCTATCCTTAGAAGATACAATTCACATATGCAAAGAATTGCTTAAATTTTATATACTAAATGATATCGACGTAATAAGGATAGGGCTTCAACCCACAGATAATATCAGGCTTGGAGCCGATGTAGTAGCGGGACCTTTTCATCCTTCTATAAGACAACTGGTATCGGAAGAGTTGCTGTATGATTTCTTTGTTGAATATTTTAAAAACATTGATACAAAAGACAAAGTGATGACTGTATATTGCTCTAATAAAAACATATCCAATATTGCAGGACAAAAAAAGAGCAACAAAAATAAGATAAATGAAGAATTAGACTTAAGAGATATAAAATTGAAATTTAAAAATTTATCTGATTATGAATTTATTATATCATTGGACGGAAAAGAAATTCGCACAGATATAAGAGAACACATAAAGACGGAGATAAAATGTACTTAA
- a CDS encoding ribonuclease III (Digests double-stranded RNA. Involved in the processing of primary rRNA transcript to yield the immediate precursors to the large and small rRNAs (23S and 16S). Processes some mRNAs, and tRNAs when they are encoded in the rRNA operon. Processes pre-crRNA and tracrRNA of type II CRISPR loci if present in the organism; High confidence in function and specificity), with protein sequence MNGKIDELLKILSYEFNDISLLKVALTHSSYQNENKIEFNNERLEFLGDAVLDLLIGEYFFKKFKEFNEGLLSKLRARVVNEDSLYEVALSINLGKYIQLGQGEFKNGGNRKSSILSNALEALIGAIYIDSSIDTTKQIIMRLFKNRLSEVVNEEYTFSFKSVMQEYAQKQEISIRYELYDAKGPDNDKMFYTNLIIGDEILGSGYGKSKKKSEQMAAYNALKKLGEIDE encoded by the coding sequence ATGAATGGAAAAATTGATGAGTTGTTAAAGATTTTAAGTTACGAGTTCAATGACATAAGTTTATTGAAAGTAGCTTTAACTCATTCATCCTATCAAAATGAAAATAAAATTGAATTTAATAATGAAAGACTTGAATTTTTAGGTGATGCGGTTTTAGATTTGCTGATTGGAGAATATTTTTTTAAAAAATTTAAAGAATTCAATGAAGGTTTGCTTTCTAAACTAAGAGCAAGAGTTGTCAACGAGGATAGTTTGTACGAAGTTGCTCTTTCGATAAATTTAGGAAAATATATACAACTTGGGCAGGGAGAATTTAAAAACGGCGGAAATCGCAAAAGCTCCATATTGTCAAATGCTTTGGAAGCATTGATTGGAGCAATTTACATAGACTCAAGTATTGACACAACCAAGCAAATAATCATGAGATTATTTAAAAATAGATTGAGTGAAGTTGTAAACGAGGAATATACATTCAGTTTTAAATCTGTAATGCAAGAATATGCTCAAAAACAGGAAATTAGTATAAGGTATGAACTTTACGATGCGAAAGGACCCGATAATGATAAAATGTTTTATACTAATTTAATTATTGGTGATGAGATTTTAGGTAGCGGTTACGGAAAGAGCAAGAAAAAATCCGAGCAGATGGCTGCATATAACGCTCTTAAAAAACTTGGTGAAATTGATGAGTAA
- a CDS encoding hypothetical protein (Carrier of the growing fatty acid chain in fatty acid biosynthesis; Family membership), with translation MRERILQLIADQFNRDVEYLEEDMSFADDLDADSIDIVELVMSIEDEFDIEIDDEILTKMHTIADVLDYMEEIE, from the coding sequence ATGAGAGAAAGAATTTTACAATTAATAGCTGACCAATTTAATAGGGATGTGGAATATTTAGAGGAAGATATGTCTTTTGCAGACGATTTGGATGCTGATTCAATTGATATTGTAGAGCTTGTAATGAGCATTGAAGATGAGTTTGATATTGAAATTGATGATGAAATCTTAACTAAGATGCACACTATTGCAGATGTGCTGGATTACATGGAAGAAATAGAGTAA
- the plsX gene encoding Phosphate acyltransferase (Catalyzes the reversible formation of acyl-phosphate (acyl-PO4) from acyl-[acyl-carrier-protein] (acyl-ACP). This enzyme utilizes acyl-ACP as fatty acyl donor, but not acyl-CoA; High confidence in function and specificity): MKILFDAQGGDNAPLEIIKGAIEAREEFNIDIALIGSEEDIKSKAAESGIDIDFEIINATEKIENTDDPAMAIRRKKDSAIVKGLSLLSRGEYDAFLSCGSTGALLAGGLFIVKRINNVSRAVLPTFIPNLRGNTLVIDSGANMDCDEKLIFEFAKLGKVYLESLGYENPKVGLLNVGVEEGKGNNVTKACYKLLKDSNLNFIGNVEARDVSFGVCDLVVCDGFTGNVLLKNTEGVAMFLVKTFQKLLEETNIDKNESKLLIAKLFKSLDYQEVGGVILLGLNKIVVKAHGSSDAKAVKNATKSAIQAQDKDIIKKLSDVFMEEVK, encoded by the coding sequence ATGAAAATTTTATTTGATGCACAGGGTGGAGATAATGCACCTTTAGAGATAATAAAGGGCGCAATTGAAGCAAGAGAAGAATTTAATATAGATATAGCATTAATAGGCAGTGAAGAGGATATAAAATCGAAGGCTGCTGAAAGTGGTATAGACATTGATTTTGAAATAATCAATGCTACTGAAAAAATAGAAAATACAGATGATCCTGCCATGGCTATAAGAAGAAAAAAAGATTCAGCAATAGTCAAGGGCCTAAGCCTTTTGTCAAGAGGAGAATACGATGCATTTTTATCATGCGGAAGTACGGGAGCGCTTTTAGCGGGCGGGTTATTTATTGTAAAGAGAATTAATAATGTATCGAGAGCTGTACTTCCAACTTTTATTCCAAATTTAAGAGGAAATACTTTAGTAATAGATAGTGGAGCTAATATGGATTGTGATGAAAAGTTGATATTCGAATTCGCAAAATTGGGAAAAGTTTATTTGGAATCTCTCGGATATGAGAATCCAAAGGTAGGACTTTTAAATGTGGGCGTTGAAGAGGGAAAGGGAAATAATGTAACTAAGGCATGTTATAAGTTGCTTAAGGATTCCAATTTAAATTTTATAGGAAATGTGGAGGCAAGAGATGTCAGTTTTGGTGTTTGTGATTTAGTAGTATGTGACGGATTCACAGGAAATGTACTGTTAAAAAACACCGAAGGCGTTGCTATGTTTTTAGTAAAAACTTTTCAAAAATTACTTGAAGAAACAAATATCGATAAAAACGAGAGCAAGTTGTTAATTGCAAAACTATTTAAATCTCTTGACTACCAAGAGGTCGGTGGTGTAATATTACTTGGGCTTAATAAAATAGTTGTAAAGGCGCACGGAAGCAGTGATGCAAAAGCTGTGAAAAACGCGACCAAATCAGCTATTCAGGCACAAGATAAGGATATTATAAAAAAATTATCAGATGTTTTTATGGAGGAAGTTAAATGA